From a single Sediminibacterium sp. KACHI17 genomic region:
- the pdxH gene encoding pyridoxamine 5'-phosphate oxidase, translating to MKTSVADIRKDYKQHSLNESDVAAEPFAQFEHWWQDAVNSEIDEVNAMTLATATKSGMPSARIVLLKGYDAQGFVFFTNYNSHKGQELADNPQAALVFFWKELERQIRIEGTVEKISAAESDEYFHSRPEGSRIGAWASPQSTVIPDRNVIEANVTKYASEFSGQNIPRPEHWGGYRVKPTVIEFWQGRSSRLHDRFRYTKTEQGWKVERLAP from the coding sequence ATGAAAACATCCGTAGCCGATATCAGAAAAGATTACAAACAACATTCCCTGAATGAAAGTGATGTAGCAGCAGAACCCTTTGCACAGTTTGAACACTGGTGGCAGGATGCTGTGAATAGTGAAATAGATGAAGTGAATGCTATGACCCTGGCTACGGCAACCAAATCAGGAATGCCTTCTGCACGTATTGTTTTATTGAAGGGATATGATGCGCAGGGATTTGTGTTCTTCACCAACTACAACAGTCACAAAGGACAAGAGCTTGCTGATAATCCACAAGCGGCATTGGTATTTTTCTGGAAAGAATTGGAAAGACAGATTCGTATTGAAGGAACCGTAGAAAAGATCAGTGCTGCAGAGAGTGATGAATATTTTCATTCACGTCCGGAAGGTAGCCGTATTGGTGCCTGGGCTTCACCACAGAGTACTGTAATACCGGATCGAAATGTAATTGAAGCCAATGTAACCAAATATGCCAGTGAATTTTCTGGACAAAACATTCCTCGCCCTGAGCATTGGGGTGGTTATCGTGTGAAGCCAACAGTGATAGAATTTTGGCAGGGAAGAAGTAGTCGCTTACATGATCGTTTCAGATACACAAAAACAGAACAAGGCTGGAAGGTAGAGAGATTGGCACCTTAA
- a CDS encoding Crp/Fnr family transcriptional regulator, with protein sequence MTVQSLLQHLKNHIQLTEAEEQIIIDHLTPRTFKRGEFLTKEGEVNRYTNYIVSGAARVYYIDQAGQEHVIQLGICDWWTGDFSSFITQTKGILYTEALEKTEVLSFSYDHLQDVYRQVPAMERFFRLLIQKAYAAFQRRVLESLSMDAEQRYLAFREMYPDMDQHLSQKHIASYLGMSAEFLSKIKKRIVEKQRSKIRNII encoded by the coding sequence ATGACTGTTCAATCACTGCTGCAACATTTAAAAAATCACATACAGCTTACTGAAGCAGAAGAGCAGATCATTATTGATCATCTTACCCCAAGAACATTCAAACGCGGAGAGTTCCTGACCAAAGAAGGAGAAGTGAATCGATATACAAATTATATCGTATCCGGCGCTGCAAGGGTGTATTATATAGATCAGGCCGGACAAGAGCACGTTATTCAATTGGGTATCTGTGATTGGTGGACGGGCGATTTCAGCAGTTTCATTACACAAACCAAAGGCATACTATACACAGAAGCGTTAGAAAAAACAGAAGTACTTTCTTTTTCTTATGATCACTTGCAGGATGTATATCGTCAAGTACCCGCCATGGAGCGTTTCTTTCGATTGCTGATACAAAAAGCATATGCTGCATTTCAAAGAAGGGTATTGGAATCTTTGAGTATGGATGCAGAACAACGTTATCTCGCATTTCGTGAAATGTATCCGGATATGGATCAACACCTCTCTCAAAAACACATAGCATCTTATCTCGGTATGTCAGCTGAATTTCTCAGCAAGATCAAAAAACGTATCGTAGAAAAACAAAGATCAAAAATCCGCAACATTATATAA
- a CDS encoding DoxX family protein — protein MQKFTFLFSSTDHITGLIIRLTLALVILPHGCQLLFGWFGGYGFAGTMQYFTEVEKLPWLIGFMVIMLQSVGALFILFGVASRLVALGTVIMFIGMIITSHAEYGFFMNWFGTQKGEGYEYHLLVIGLALALLASGSGKWSVDRVIVKGVNGE, from the coding sequence ATGCAAAAGTTTACATTTTTATTCAGCAGCACTGATCATATCACAGGGCTGATCATTCGACTCACATTGGCATTGGTGATATTACCACATGGTTGTCAGTTATTGTTTGGCTGGTTTGGTGGTTATGGTTTTGCCGGTACCATGCAATACTTTACCGAAGTAGAGAAATTACCTTGGTTGATTGGTTTCATGGTGATCATGTTACAATCTGTTGGTGCTTTGTTCATCTTATTCGGTGTAGCCAGCAGACTGGTGGCACTTGGAACGGTCATCATGTTCATTGGTATGATCATTACCAGTCATGCAGAGTATGGATTTTTCATGAACTGGTTCGGCACACAAAAAGGCGAAGGCTACGAGTATCATCTCTTAGTGATCGGTCTTGCACTGGCATTACTGGCATCAGGTTCAGGGAAGTGGTCGGTGGATAGGGTGATAGTGAAGGGTGTGAATGGTGAATAG
- a CDS encoding transketolase family protein, whose amino-acid sequence MKLKDIQILNEKETRAGFGEGIHELAKENENVVVLTADLAGSFKLGPYIKDFPNRFIQCGIAEANMIGIAAGLTIGGKIPYTTTFANFSTGRVYDQIRQSVAYSDKNVKICASHAGLTLGEDGATHQILEDIGLMKMLPGMTVVVPCDFNQTKAATKAIADLHGPVYLRFGRPKWPNFTKEDGSDFVIGKAQKMSEGSDVTIFACGHMVWKAIEAGKILEEKGFSVELINLHTIKPLDEAAIIASLSKTKCAVTVEEHNIIGGMGDAVAQVAARHCPVPIEYIGTNDTFGESGKPNELLAKYGLDTPFIVAAAEKVMGRK is encoded by the coding sequence ATGAAACTTAAAGACATTCAGATCCTCAATGAAAAAGAAACACGTGCCGGTTTTGGTGAGGGTATTCATGAGCTTGCGAAAGAGAATGAGAATGTAGTGGTACTTACTGCCGACCTCGCAGGATCTTTCAAGTTAGGACCATATATCAAAGATTTCCCTAACCGTTTTATACAGTGTGGTATCGCCGAAGCAAACATGATCGGTATTGCTGCGGGTTTGACCATCGGTGGTAAAATTCCTTACACTACTACTTTCGCCAATTTCAGTACGGGTCGTGTATATGATCAGATCCGTCAGAGTGTGGCGTATAGCGATAAGAATGTAAAGATCTGTGCATCACATGCCGGATTAACACTTGGTGAAGATGGCGCTACCCACCAAATTCTGGAAGATATCGGATTGATGAAAATGTTACCCGGTATGACCGTGGTAGTTCCTTGCGATTTCAATCAGACCAAAGCTGCCACCAAAGCCATTGCGGATCTGCATGGTCCGGTATACCTGCGTTTCGGTCGCCCGAAATGGCCCAACTTCACCAAAGAAGATGGCAGCGATTTCGTGATCGGTAAAGCTCAAAAAATGAGTGAAGGTTCTGATGTTACCATCTTCGCTTGTGGTCATATGGTTTGGAAAGCGATCGAAGCCGGTAAGATCTTAGAAGAAAAAGGATTCAGCGTTGAGCTGATCAATCTTCACACCATCAAACCGCTGGATGAAGCTGCGATCATCGCTTCTCTCAGCAAAACCAAATGTGCTGTTACCGTAGAAGAACACAATATCATTGGTGGAATGGGTGATGCTGTAGCACAAGTAGCAGCAAGACATTGTCCTGTTCCTATTGAATACATCGGCACCAACGACACTTTCGGCGAAAGTGGTAAACCCAACGAACTCCTCGCTAAATATGGTTTGGACACACCATTCATTGTTGCGGCTGCGGAGAAAGTGATGGGGAGGAAGTAG
- the carB gene encoding carbamoyl-phosphate synthase large subunit: MPKDQSIKSVLIVGSGPIIIGQACEFDYSGSQAARSLREEGIKVILINSNPATIMTDPMMADKVYLLPLTVESIEQILDENQIDAVLPTMGGQTALNLCKEADELGVWEKYGVRMIGVDVAAIDTAEDREKFRQLMVKIGMAVAPSRVANSFLEGKEFAQEIGFPLVIRPSFTLGGTGGGFVHSKDDLDAALERGLKASPIHEVLVEKAVLGWKEFELELLRDKNDNVVIICTVENVDPMGVHTGDSITVAPAMTLSDTAFQEMRNKAMLMMRSLGNFAGGCNVQFALNPETEELIAVEINPRVSRSSALASKATGYPIAKIAAKLAIGYSLDELENQITKTTSAYFEPTLDYVIVKIPRWNFDKFKGANDTLGLQMKSVGEVMAIGRSFTEAIQKACQSLENEAVGLGYYGKSLMKNEELTEYIKTPKWDRIFRIKDALMQGSTVKSISQATGIDRWFIYQIQQICVMEKEIAKYSLDTLPEDLLKEAKKNGFSDAQIANILHGDCSDEQVYEKRKALGITRVYKMVDTCSAEFEAKTPYFYSSFEG; this comes from the coding sequence ATGCCCAAAGATCAATCCATCAAATCCGTGTTAATTGTAGGTTCGGGTCCCATTATTATTGGACAAGCCTGCGAGTTCGACTATTCCGGTTCTCAGGCTGCCAGGAGCTTGCGTGAAGAAGGGATCAAAGTGATCCTGATCAACAGCAATCCGGCCACCATCATGACCGACCCTATGATGGCTGATAAAGTATATCTCCTCCCCCTTACCGTTGAAAGCATTGAACAGATCCTGGATGAAAACCAGATCGATGCAGTGCTGCCGACCATGGGTGGACAAACAGCCCTCAACCTTTGTAAGGAAGCGGATGAACTGGGTGTGTGGGAGAAATATGGTGTGCGAATGATCGGTGTGGATGTGGCAGCCATTGATACGGCTGAAGACCGTGAGAAATTCCGTCAGCTGATGGTGAAGATCGGTATGGCCGTTGCGCCTAGCCGTGTGGCCAATAGTTTTCTGGAAGGAAAAGAGTTTGCACAAGAGATCGGTTTCCCATTGGTGATCCGTCCTTCATTCACCCTCGGTGGTACCGGTGGTGGTTTCGTGCACAGCAAAGACGATCTGGATGCGGCGTTGGAGCGCGGACTGAAAGCTTCTCCAATCCATGAAGTATTGGTAGAGAAAGCCGTATTGGGATGGAAAGAATTTGAATTGGAATTATTGCGTGATAAAAATGATAATGTAGTGATCATCTGTACTGTAGAGAATGTAGACCCGATGGGTGTGCATACAGGTGACTCTATCACCGTAGCTCCTGCTATGACCCTGAGCGATACTGCTTTCCAGGAAATGCGTAACAAAGCCATGCTGATGATGCGCTCACTGGGTAATTTCGCCGGCGGTTGTAACGTACAGTTTGCGTTGAATCCCGAAACGGAAGAACTGATCGCGGTGGAGATCAATCCACGTGTAAGTCGCTCTTCTGCATTGGCATCAAAAGCAACCGGTTATCCCATCGCAAAGATCGCTGCGAAACTGGCAATCGGTTATTCACTCGATGAACTGGAAAACCAGATCACCAAAACCACTTCTGCTTATTTTGAACCTACACTGGATTATGTGATCGTCAAGATCCCTCGTTGGAACTTCGACAAATTCAAAGGTGCTAATGATACACTCGGATTACAGATGAAGAGCGTAGGTGAAGTGATGGCGATCGGTCGCAGTTTCACAGAAGCCATTCAGAAAGCTTGTCAGAGTTTAGAGAATGAAGCAGTAGGATTGGGATATTATGGTAAGAGTCTGATGAAGAATGAAGAACTCACTGAATATATCAAGACACCAAAATGGGATCGCATCTTCAGAATCAAAGATGCGTTGATGCAGGGTTCTACTGTAAAATCTATTTCACAAGCAACCGGTATCGATCGTTGGTTCATCTATCAGATCCAACAGATCTGTGTGATGGAAAAAGAGATCGCTAAATATTCATTGGATACTTTACCTGAAGACTTACTGAAAGAAGCCAAGAAAAATGGTTTCAGCGATGCACAGATCGCCAATATTTTACATGGCGATTGTAGCGATGAACAAGTTTACGAAAAACGTAAAGCCCTTGGCATCACACGCGTCTACAAAATGGTAGACACCTGCAGCGCCGAGTTCGAAGCGAAGACACCGTATTTTTATAGTTCTTTCGAGGGGTAG
- the bcp gene encoding thioredoxin-dependent thiol peroxidase yields MALPAIGKKAPVFKGVDQNGKKWSLTDFKGQKVVLYFYPHDHTPTCTVQACNLRDHYALLKKKGFQVIGVSSDDVKSHKKFETKHQLPFPLLADEDLKIHEQYGVWQLKKFMGKEFMGTIRTTFLIDENGKLKNIIQKPASKKHAEEVLAAWENA; encoded by the coding sequence ATGGCATTACCGGCGATTGGGAAAAAAGCCCCCGTTTTTAAGGGCGTAGATCAGAATGGCAAGAAATGGTCGCTGACCGATTTTAAGGGACAAAAAGTGGTGTTGTACTTCTATCCCCATGATCATACCCCTACCTGTACCGTTCAGGCATGTAACCTGAGGGATCATTATGCTTTATTAAAGAAAAAAGGTTTTCAGGTGATCGGCGTGAGCAGTGATGATGTGAAAAGCCACAAAAAATTTGAGACCAAACACCAATTACCTTTTCCGTTATTGGCAGATGAAGACCTGAAGATCCATGAACAGTATGGCGTATGGCAACTGAAAAAATTCATGGGTAAAGAATTCATGGGCACCATTCGCACTACTTTTTTGATCGATGAAAATGGAAAGCTCAAAAACATCATTCAAAAACCGGCTTCCAAAAAGCATGCGGAAGAGGTATTGGCGGCATGGGAAAACGCCTAA
- a CDS encoding serine hydrolase, producing MQRIFLFCLLIGCIQLNAQKTDKKLQRQIESLIEGYKGDIGVYVHDLKKNKIVAVHADTVFPTASMVKVPILIGIMDKIGKKELDYHQSLTYKDSLLYEGVDILGSFKHNEKIDLSKVMMLMLTTSDNTASLWLQGIAGTGTRINQLMDSLGFPNTKVNSRTPGREEIRKIYGWGQTTPREMATLFEKIAARKILSDSASEKMLKLLGRNYWDEEGLSSIPAGIFVASKNGAVNASRSEVIYVQGEGVNYVFCICTKNNQDQSWTPTNEAWTLTRNLSALLWEYYKK from the coding sequence ATGCAACGCATTTTCCTTTTTTGTTTGCTTATTGGTTGTATTCAATTGAATGCGCAGAAGACCGATAAAAAATTACAAAGACAAATAGAATCACTCATTGAAGGATACAAAGGTGATATCGGCGTATATGTACACGACCTGAAGAAAAACAAAATAGTAGCAGTACATGCTGATACAGTATTCCCCACCGCCAGCATGGTGAAAGTGCCGATACTGATCGGTATCATGGATAAGATCGGAAAAAAAGAATTGGATTATCATCAATCATTAACGTACAAGGATTCCTTGTTGTATGAAGGTGTAGACATACTGGGCTCTTTCAAGCACAATGAAAAAATCGATCTGAGTAAAGTGATGATGCTCATGCTCACCACCAGTGATAATACCGCGAGTTTGTGGTTGCAAGGCATTGCCGGAACAGGCACACGCATCAATCAGCTGATGGATAGTTTGGGTTTCCCGAATACCAAAGTGAACAGTCGCACACCCGGAAGAGAAGAGATCAGAAAGATCTACGGATGGGGACAAACCACCCCGCGTGAAATGGCAACACTGTTTGAAAAGATCGCAGCGCGGAAGATACTAAGTGATTCAGCCAGTGAAAAAATGTTGAAACTACTCGGCAGAAATTATTGGGATGAAGAAGGATTGTCATCCATACCTGCCGGCATATTTGTAGCCAGCAAAAACGGCGCAGTGAATGCGAGCAGGAGTGAAGTGATCTATGTACAAGGGGAAGGTGTGAACTATGTCTTCTGCATCTGCACCAAAAACAACCAAGACCAAAGCTGGACCCCCACCAACGAAGCCTGGACCCTCACCAGAAATTTATCAGCCTTGTTGTGGGAGTATTATAAAAAGTAA
- the feoB gene encoding ferrous iron transport protein B: protein MPVLLQPHPLSHRKLHIALVGNPNSGKSSLFNSLTGLNQKVGNFPGVTVDKKTGTTRLDDRTEAELIDLPGTYSLYPRRADEWVAYKVLMGADTDLKADVVLLVADASNLKRNLLFCSQMIDLKIPVVMALTMNDIASKKGIKIDISGLEADLGIPVVAVNPRKNKGLNELKKVLAQVVKLGNNAAPRDFIDNKKLAPQAIDALQELDTSLSDYAAVHYLINHESFPLSENVQRKIEQIEIDHKFNPTKTQAEEIMQRYTRIRQLMQQNVLEPGPLEKKLFTDKLDNLLLHHTWGYVILLSVLFLLFQSIFWLAAFPMDGIEWGFAEISGWLGTHLPSGWWSDLIINGLVAGLSGILVFVPQIMILFGLITILEDTGYMARVSFLSDRLMRKVGLNGKSVMPMVSGFACAVPAIMSARNIENRKERLLTIMVTPLMSCSARLPVYTILISLVIDDTYYFGFLSLQGLVMMALYLLGTVMALIVSYVMKWFINISEKSFFILELPIYRAPRWKNVVITMVEKARIFVTDAGKVIMIISLLLWFLSSYGPGDRMEKTETKYVALIQQMPDQIDSLQKQLSTEKLQNSYAGVLGQFIEPAIQPLGYDWKIGISLITSFAAREVFVGTMATLYSVEESDDSSLRAKLQSAKHADGSKVYTLAAALSLMVFYVLAMQCMSTLAVVKRETKSWKWPTIQLIYMTVLAYGMSWITYVIFS from the coding sequence TTGCCTGTACTTTTGCAGCCACATCCATTGAGTCACAGGAAACTACATATCGCCCTTGTTGGTAACCCGAATAGCGGGAAGAGCTCCTTGTTCAATAGCCTTACCGGTTTGAACCAGAAAGTGGGCAACTTTCCGGGTGTTACCGTTGATAAAAAGACCGGCACCACCCGCTTGGATGACCGCACCGAAGCTGAACTCATTGATCTGCCTGGTACTTATAGTCTCTATCCGCGCAGGGCCGATGAGTGGGTGGCTTATAAAGTACTCATGGGTGCCGATACCGATCTGAAAGCCGATGTGGTATTACTCGTGGCCGATGCCAGCAACCTCAAACGCAACCTGCTCTTCTGTAGTCAGATGATCGATCTGAAGATCCCGGTGGTGATGGCACTCACCATGAATGATATCGCTTCCAAAAAAGGCATCAAGATCGATATCAGTGGTCTTGAAGCCGATCTTGGTATTCCCGTTGTGGCCGTGAACCCCAGAAAGAACAAAGGACTCAATGAACTGAAAAAAGTATTGGCACAAGTGGTGAAGCTGGGCAACAATGCTGCACCACGCGATTTCATCGACAATAAAAAACTGGCACCACAAGCCATCGATGCCCTTCAAGAACTCGATACTTCTTTGAGTGATTATGCTGCCGTGCATTATCTCATCAACCACGAAAGTTTTCCGCTCAGCGAAAATGTGCAGCGAAAAATTGAACAGATCGAGATCGATCATAAATTCAATCCCACCAAAACACAGGCGGAAGAGATCATGCAGCGATACACCCGTATCCGTCAACTCATGCAACAAAATGTGTTGGAGCCGGGTCCGCTGGAGAAAAAACTCTTTACCGATAAACTCGATAACTTACTCCTGCATCATACCTGGGGTTATGTGATCTTGTTATCCGTTCTCTTTTTACTCTTCCAAAGTATTTTCTGGCTCGCCGCATTTCCGATGGATGGTATTGAATGGGGCTTTGCAGAGATCAGTGGCTGGCTGGGTACCCATCTTCCTTCGGGTTGGTGGAGTGATCTCATCATCAATGGACTGGTAGCCGGTTTGAGTGGTATCCTGGTTTTTGTTCCACAGATCATGATCCTCTTTGGATTGATCACCATTCTCGAAGACACGGGTTATATGGCGCGTGTGAGTTTTCTCAGTGATCGTCTCATGCGCAAAGTGGGTCTCAACGGTAAGAGTGTGATGCCCATGGTGAGTGGTTTTGCCTGCGCCGTTCCTGCCATCATGAGTGCGCGTAATATTGAAAACAGAAAAGAACGTTTGCTCACCATCATGGTTACTCCTTTGATGAGCTGTAGCGCTCGTTTACCGGTATACACTATTTTGATCTCTCTTGTGATCGACGATACTTACTATTTTGGTTTCCTCAGTTTACAAGGTCTGGTGATGATGGCGCTTTATTTACTCGGTACTGTGATGGCGCTCATTGTGAGTTATGTGATGAAGTGGTTCATCAATATCAGTGAAAAAAGTTTCTTCATCCTTGAACTGCCTATCTACCGTGCCCCGCGCTGGAAAAATGTGGTGATCACCATGGTTGAGAAAGCGCGCATCTTTGTGACCGATGCGGGTAAAGTCATCATGATCATCAGCTTACTGTTGTGGTTCTTGAGCAGTTATGGTCCGGGTGACAGAATGGAAAAAACAGAGACCAAATATGTAGCATTGATCCAGCAAATGCCGGATCAGATCGACTCATTGCAAAAACAATTGTCGACCGAAAAATTACAAAACTCTTATGCAGGTGTTCTCGGACAATTCATCGAACCTGCGATTCAGCCTTTAGGATACGATTGGAAAATTGGTATCTCACTCATCACATCTTTTGCAGCACGTGAAGTATTTGTGGGAACGATGGCTACACTCTATAGTGTAGAAGAATCGGATGACAGTTCTTTGCGCGCGAAATTGCAATCAGCGAAACATGCGGATGGTTCTAAAGTGTATACGCTGGCTGCGGCACTTTCACTCATGGTGTTTTATGTATTGGCGATGCAGTGTATGAGTACGCTGGCTGTTGTAAAGCGTGAAACCAAGAGTTGGAAATGGCCTACGATTCAATTGATCTATATGACCGTTCTTGCTTACGGAATGAGCTGGATTACTTACGTGATCTTCAGTTAA